The genomic window ttttgttgtaaatctgttttagtttaatttctgttGTGTATTAACTGATTAcatattaattttaatttaaatcttagCTTGAATCTCTATTTTAGCTTCATTTCTTCATCCTTCTGTCAAACATTTTGTCTCTTTGGTGTCAGTTTGtgatttaaagtcagttttatttagtatttttagaCGTTTTGGACTCATCAGTTtatctttcatttgtttgttttttgaaaataaatttagagggaatgaatttaaactttaacagcTGCAGTTTGACCTGTAGGGAGATCCtgactttctgtttgttcttgttttgctgcacaaataaacatctaataatttataatttagtGATTTTATCCTTCAGGTTTGAGAAGAAAATCCCCAACATTTCATGTTTAGTCGAGTTTAACAAACACTAATTGTTCAGGTGAATACGGAGCTTCCTGTGGATCCTTTCATCGTTCGTGGAAACCTCAGCTGCTCTCAGAGAACAGCTCCTCCTTCAGACGATAATAACGTCCTCTCCTCGCCATCAGCTCCTCGTGCGTCCCCTCCTCCTGGACCGAGCCGTCCTCGATGAAGACGATGAGGTCGGCCTTCTCCACGATCCGGAGCTGATGAGCCACGAGCAGAACCGTCCGCCCACGGGCCAGAACCTCCGTCAGAACCTGGGAAAAGGTGGAGGTCAGACAGCTgctcattattattttactctGAAGGCAAATATATCAACTAATGTTTAATTTACTGACCGATAAAAACATCAACCAGGGAGCAGCTGATGTATTTATCAGTCAGTTtcattgattttagttttaaattaaaatttgttttttctgctcttttaaatttaaagtgatGAAAAGTTGAAACCGTTcagtaactttttattttctgaatctcgttgttttcctgtcattacagggaaaaataaaagataaaaacggGATTTTAAACTTCTCagaataataaaatctgttcagttcttaattatttttctgtttttctgttgaatAAACCTCTAATATTCTTCAGTCGTGTTTTACTaccagataaaaactaaaaacagttgATTCCTGGTTGCTGATATTTAATTTGTTAGGtaataaaactgcacttttaaggctctaaatgttgtttatttatctgatgTTTCATAGAAAATCagatctgatgtttttattctgttaaaactGCTCCGACTGATTAATCTTTCCTGGATTAATCTGATTAAATTCATCCTCTGgtgttggttgtttgtctttattttgatcAATCGACAGATAAATGCTGCGGCTGTTTACTCAAAGCGTGCGAACGTTGATCTCGGTTCTTTTTTTAGGCCTCACCGAGGAAAAGGAAACCACGAGAGGCAGCTGCAGATCCTGTCGTCGTTCCAAGACGTTCCCAGCAGCTGACGGCCTATTTTCTGATCTGACGTTAGGAAacatgaagtgtttttattcGCTGCTGGGAGGACCGAGGACCCAGAGCGGCCGGTCCTGTCGGGAGGATGAATGAATTGTTCTCACCGCCTGCTCGGCGTCAACGTCCAGTTTGCTCGTGGCCTCGTCCAGAATGACGACCTGCGGCTCTCGAATCAGAGCTCGGAGGACAGCGATGCTCTGCTTCTGTCCCTCCGACAGTTTGCCTCCACGCTCTCCCACATCTGAAGAACAAAATGCTGCATCAGCTGTTTTCTCATCATATTTATTCACGTCTGTCTGCAGCACGAGTCGACTgagttattaaaaaacacatttttaacaactttgtgaataaaagctttaaataaatctaactgATCTCCGTCTGTACCCGTGTCATACTCGTTCTCCATTTCAGATATGAAGTCATGAGCCCTGATCTTCTTCGCAGCTTCTTCCACCTTCTCAGCAGCGCAGTCTTTCACACCGTATTCAATGTTGGACCTCAGAGACCCGGAAAACAGCACGGGATTCTGGGAAACCAGTGCTACCTGCAAGATCAAAACAAGTTCAAGTCCCCTGGGTTCAATTAACGTTTGTTGTCCCTCTGAGACGCCATCGAGGCCAGAGACTTCGAGCAGTTAGAGAATGTTTAGTTTCCTGACAGACCCGTCCAGCTGTCCCCCGTCTCTCGGACAGGGACAGCTGGAGACAGGAACTAGCTCAGACGGATGTTTACTGATAAATAACAGTGAAGCGCACCTTCTGATGGAGGTATTTTCGCCTGTAGTGGTGCAGCGGCGCTCCGTCCAGCAGGATCTGACCCTCCTGAGGCTCGTACAGCCTCTTCAGGAGGCTGACACAGGAAGTCTTCCCTCCGCCGGAGGGACCCACCAGAGCTGTGATCGTCCCCGGCTGCAGCTCCAAGGAGACGGACTGAGGAGGAAACAGGGAGAAATCATCCGTCTGACACCATCCTAACACCGAACATCCCGACTCTTACCTTCAGAGCTGCTCtgtctgaggaagaggagggataACTGAAGGTGACGTTCTGGAAGACGATTCTGCCCTCCAGCCTCTCTGGAGCCAAGTCTCCCTCCGTCTTACACTTCGGGGTCCGGTCCAGATAACTCAGCACTTTGGAAATGACTCCAACTGTGGACATCGTCTCTCCGTAGCAATACATGATCTCCTGAGGTAAAAGATAAACTCTTTCTCAGTAAAACATCTCATACAGATGACATCTGGAACATATGAAGTTCTGTCTGACTGCTTGCCTTCAGGTTGACTGACATCGGCTTCTGGTACAAGAAAAAGGAGACCAGGCTCCCGATGCTCAGCTGACCGGAGGAGATGAGATTACGAGCCTGAATCAACATGGCCGTCTTTATAACCAGAGAAACCATCTGGATGGAGGAGCAAAGAGAGGAATCAGTCACACTGCGTCGAATCCACGGCACGTTTCAGAGGACAGTGCTCCACGCCTCACCCTCCGTGTTAACAGATAGACTGAACTGTAGATCCCTGAGCGCCTCTTGATGGAGCGCAGCTCATCCAGAGCCACGTTATACCTCCTCAGTTCATCTTTCTCTGCGCTGAAGCTGCGGACCGTACGGATCCCGCTGACCGTCTGAGAGGCCAGGTCTTTGTTCTGAGCGTGGCACTCCTGAgtctgctccttcagctcctgaaaCAAGAAGCAGGGCTGAGCTCCGGCAGTTTCCCTCCGCTGGCTCGTCTCTCCACACTCACCGTGGACAGGCTGATGTATTTGTTCTGCATCATTGCCAGGAGCGGCATTTCGATGCAGGTCAGCAGCGTGAGCTCCCAGGACAGCGCCAACATCACTCTGAGCATGAGGACGGTCTTCACTGTGCTGCGGACCATGGCGTTGGCGTTCAGCGCCACGGTGCGGCCCATCCTGTCGACGTCACTGTGCAGACGGGAGGAAAGCTTTCCTGCAGGAAGACAGTTCATGTTTCAGAGACAGACGTTTAATTACtttacaaagacaaagaaaaacgaTGGGTTGAAATCTCAAATTTAGAGCAGATGCTGCCTGAACTGGAAGAATCCATCAAAGcggctcaaaaaaaaaaggattctgtttttatttacgtcCCGACATTTTGGATCAGGATTGATCCTGGAGTCCAGTTTTCGTTGGGAATCGCAGAAACTCTCTTTTAGGTCGAGTGTTTGACTCCTTGGTGAACGAGTTCGTCCTGTTGGTCTAAAATATCTCCATACATTCCCTCtaaactttaaatctgttatTATACTCCTCGTGTTTACCAGTTCATGTCAtcatttaccggtcgatctacgttcctaccctcatctatggtcacgagctttgggtagtgaccgaaagaataTCGCGATACAAGcgactgaaatgagtttcctccgcagggtgtctgggctctcccttagagatcgggtgagaagctcggtcatccgggagggattCAGAGTNNNNNNNNNNNNNNNNNNNNNNNNNNNNNNNNNNNNNNNNNNNNNNNNNNNNNNNNNNNNNNNNNNNNNNNNNNNNNNNNNNNNNNNNNNNNNNNNNNNNNNNNNNNNNNNNNNNNNNNNNNNNNNNNNNNNNNNNNNNNNNNNNNNNNNNNNNNNNNNNNNNNNNNNNNNNNNNNNNNNNNNNNNNNNNNNNNNNNNNNNNNNNNNNNNNNNNNNNNNNNNNNNNNNNNNNNNNNNNNNNNNNNNNNNNNNNNNNNNNNNNNNNNNNNNNNNNNNNNNNNNNNNNNNNNNNNNNNNNNNNNNNNNNNNNNNNNNNNNNNNNNNNNNNNNNNNNNNNNNNNNNNNNNNNNNNNNNNNNNNNNNNNNNNNNNNNNNNNNNNNNNNNNNNNNNNNNNNNNNNNNNNNNNNNNNNNNNNNNNNNNNNNNNNNNNNNNNNNNNNNNNNNNNNNNNNNNNNNNNNNNNNNNNNNNNNNNNNNNNNNNNNNNNNNNNNNNNNNNNNNNNNNNNNNNNNNNNNNNNNNNNNNNNNNNNNNNNNNNNNNNNNNNNNNNNNNNNNNNNNNNNNNNNNNNNNNNNNNNNNNNNNNNNNNNNNNNNNNNNNNNNNNNNNNNNNNNNNNNNNNNNNNNNNNNNNNNNNNNNNNNNNNNNNNNNNNNNNNNNNNNNNNNNNNNNNNNNNNNNNNNNNNNNNNNNNNNNNNNNNNNNNNNNNNNNNNNNNNNNNNNNNNNNNNNNNNNNNNNNNNNNNNNNNNNNNNNNNNNNNNNNNNNNNNNNNNNNNNNNNNNNNNNNNNNNNNNNNNNNNNNNNNNNNNNNNNNNNNNNNNNNNNNNNNNNNNNNNNNNNNNNNNNNNNNNNNNNNNNNNNNNNNNNNNNNNNNNNNNNNNNNNNNNNNNNNNNNNNNNNNNNNNNNNNNNNNNNNNNNNNNNNNNNNNNNNNNNNNNNNNNNNNNNNNNNNNNNNNNNNNNNNNNNNNNNNNNNNNNNNNNNNNNNNNNNNNNNNNNNNNNNNNNNNNNNNNNNNNNNNNNNNNNNNNNNNNNNNNNNNNNNNNNNNNNNNNNNNNNNNNNNNNNNNNNNNNNNNNNNNNNNNNNNNNNNNNNNNNNNNNNNNNNNNNNNNNNNNNNNNNNNNNNNNNNNNNNNNNNNNNNNNNNNNNNNNNNNNNNNNNNNNNNNNNNNNNNNNNNNNNNNNNNNNNNNNNNNNNNNNNNNNNNNNNNNNNNNNNNNNNNNNNNNNNNNNNNNNNNNNNNNNNNNNNNNNNNNNNNNNNNNNNNNNNNNNNNNNNNNNNNNNNNNNNNNNNNNNNNNNNNNNNNNNNNNNNNNNNNNNNNNNNNNNNNNNNNNNNNNNNNNNNNNNNNNNNNNNNNNNNNNNNNNNNNNNNNNNNNNNNNNNNNNNNNNNNNNNNNNNNNNNNNNNNNNNNNNNNNNNNNNNNNNNNNNNNNNNNNNNNNNNNNNNNNNNNNNNNNNNNNNNNNNNNNNNNNNNNNNNNNNNNNNNNNNNNNNNNNNNNNNNNNNNNNNNNNNNNNNNNNNNNNNNNNNNNNNNNNNNNNNNNNNNNNNNNNNNNNNNNNNNNNNNNNNNNNNNNNNNNNNNNNNNNNNNNNNNNNNNNNNNNNNNNNNNNNNNNNNNNNNNNNNNNNNNNNNNNNNNNNNNNNNNNNNNNNNNNNNNNNNNNNNNNNNNNNNNNNNNNNNNNNNNNNNNNNNNNNNNNNNNNNNNNNNNNNNNNNNNNNNNNNNNNNNNNNNNNNNNNNNNNNNNNNNNNNNNNNNNNNNNNNNNNNNNNNNNNNNNNNNNNNNNNNNNNNNNNNNNNNNNNNNNNNNNNNNNNNNNNNNNNNNNNNNNNNNNNNNNNNNNNNNNNNNNNNNNNNNNNNNNNNNNNNNNNNNNNNNNNNNNNNNNNNNNNNNNNNNNNNNNNNNNNNNNNNNNNNNNNNNNNNNNNNNNNNNNNNNNNNNNNNNNNNNNNNNNNNNNNNNNNNNNNNNNNNNNNNNNNNNNNNNNNNNNNNNNNNNNNNNNNNNNNNNNNNNNNNNNNNNNNNNNNNNNNNNNNNNNNNNNNNNNNNNNNNNNNNNNNNNNNNNNNNNNNNNNNNNNNNNNNNNNNNNNNNNNNNNNNNNNNNNNNNNNNNNNNNNNNNNNNNNNNNNNNNNNNNNNNNNNNNNNNNNNNNNNNNNNNNNNNNNNNNNNNNNNNNNNNNNNNNNNNNNNNNNNNNNNNNNNNNNNNNNNNNNNNNNNNNNNNNNNNNNNNNNNNNNNNNNNNNNNNNNNNNNNNNNNNNNNNNNNNNNNNNNNNNNNNNNNNNNNNNNNNNNNNNNNNNNNNNNNNNNNNNNNNNNNNNNNNNNNNNNNNNNNNNNNNNNNNNNNNNNNNNNNNNNNNNNNNNNNNNNNNNNNNNNNNNNNNNNNNNNNNNNNNNNNNNNNNNNNNNNNNNNNNNNNNNNNNNNNNNNNNNNNNNNNNNNNNNNNNNNNNNNNNNNNNNNNNNNNNNNNNNNNNNNNNNNNNNNNNNNNNNNNNNNNNNNNNNNNNNNNNNNNNNNNNNNNNNNNNNNNNNNNNNNNNNNNNNNNNNNNNNNNNNNNNNNNNNNNNNNNNNNNNNNNNNNNNNNNNNNNNNNNNNNNNNNNNNNNNNNNNNNNNNNNNNNNNNNNNNNNNNNNNNNNNNNNNNNNNNNNNNNNNNNNNNNNNNNNNNNNNNNNNNNNNNNNNNNNNNNNNNNNNNNNNNNNNNNNNNNNNNNNNNNNNNNNNNNNNNNNNNNNNtggatggacggacggacggatggatgaacagatggatggatggacggacggacggatggatgaacagatggatgaacggatggatgaacagatggatggatggacggacggacggatggatgaacagatggatggacggatggttGAACAGATGAACGGATGGATGATGTTCCTCTCACCTGGGTTGTTCTCCTCGAAGAAGtgcacttcctgctgcaggaggCTGTGAAACAGCAGATGCTTCAGCCTCCTGTTCAGTCGGGCCAGTGAACACATGAAAATTCCTCCTCTCATTCCGGAGAACAGCGCGCTGTTGGGACGGACGGAGaattatcattttaaaccatttaag from Kryptolebias marmoratus isolate JLee-2015 linkage group LG17, ASM164957v2, whole genome shotgun sequence includes these protein-coding regions:
- the tap2t gene encoding antigen peptide transporter 2 is translated as MKEALRCGLCIILLDAVLSSGRWAGMLLLQSSSCGGLAGEWLFGLMKWAFLHLLASALADGKLRTVLRRFSALLCLLSPVFETGRILKAPPPEPHSGPSPDLGVLFLGAASSSLACVIWENWLSGDKNMRNHKLDTKRIFSRVLAYFKPDTLYLIAAFSFLILGVLCDTYIPLYQGKVIDLLSGQELQTGFSSAVGQLVLVSVGSALFSGMRGGIFMCSLARLNRRLKHLLFHSLLQQEVHFFEENNPGKLSSRLHSDVDRMGRTVALNANAMVRSTVKTVLMLRVMLALSWELTLLTCIEMPLLAMMQNKYISLSTELKEQTQECHAQNKDLASQTVSGIRTVRSFSAEKDELRRYNVALDELRSIKRRSGIYSSVYLLTRRMVSLVIKTAMLIQARNLISSGQLSIGSLVSFFLYQKPMSVNLKEIMYCYGETMSTVGVISKVLSYLDRTPKCKTEGDLAPERLEGRIVFQNVTFSYPSSSSDRAALKSVSLELQPGTITALVGPSGGGKTSCVSLLKRLYEPQEGQILLDGAPLHHYRRKYLHQKVALVSQNPVLFSGSLRSNIEYGVKDCAAEKVEEAAKKIRAHDFISEMENEYDTDVGERGGKLSEGQKQSIAVLRALIREPQVVILDEATSKLDVDAEQAVLTEVLARGRTVLLVAHQLRIVEKADLIVFIEDGSVQEEGTHEELMARRGRYYRLKEELFSESS